A single Pedobacter sp. PACM 27299 DNA region contains:
- the istB gene encoding IS21-like element helper ATPase IstB — protein MNIETQLKQLRLHGMNRSWQALTETRKLHELTFSEGMEVLLQAESDDRDGKRFERLQANANFRYRASIEELNMETARGLDRSLIANFATGEYIPKGEAILVCGSTGTGKSFLASALGHQACTQGYRVAYFNVQKLLLKTKMSRIDGTVYKFFEKISKAELLILDDFGLTHLEQQQRMDMMEIIEDRHASRATIIASQLPVAKWYDIIGENTIADALLDRMVHTSYRIELKGESLRKKR, from the coding sequence ATGAACATTGAAACACAGCTTAAACAGCTTCGTCTGCACGGAATGAACCGGAGCTGGCAGGCCTTAACAGAAACAAGAAAGCTCCATGAGCTTACCTTTAGCGAAGGAATGGAAGTTCTTCTGCAGGCCGAAAGCGATGACCGGGACGGCAAACGCTTTGAAAGACTACAGGCTAATGCCAACTTTCGCTACAGGGCATCAATAGAGGAACTGAATATGGAGACCGCAAGGGGGCTAGATAGGTCGCTTATTGCAAATTTTGCGACAGGCGAATACATTCCTAAAGGGGAAGCAATATTGGTATGCGGTTCTACTGGTACTGGAAAAAGTTTCCTGGCGTCAGCGCTGGGACATCAGGCATGTACTCAGGGATACAGAGTGGCTTATTTTAATGTCCAAAAATTATTGCTGAAAACTAAAATGAGCCGTATTGATGGTACTGTATATAAGTTCTTCGAGAAAATATCAAAGGCCGAGTTGCTTATCCTTGATGATTTCGGACTGACCCATCTCGAACAGCAGCAGCGGATGGACATGATGGAGATTATAGAGGATCGCCATGCATCAAGGGCTACCATAATTGCCAGCCAGTTACCAGTGGCGAAGTGGTATGATATCATCGGAGAAAATACAATTGCCGATGCACTTTTAGATCGTATGGTGCATACTTCATACAGAATTGAACTAAAAGGAGAAAGTCTAAGAAAAAAAAGGTAA
- the istA gene encoding IS21 family transposase, translated as MAGKAKAMSQIKQLLRLHEQGNSIKSIARNLGISKNTVKAYLAKLSVGKLAVSELLDMDDPILKGNFHAGNPAYKDPRFEHMSKNLEYYSNELKEVGVSRTLLYEEYISGYKEGYSYSQFCFHLRQQLIARRPGMRLEHLAGDKLFIDFAGKPMHYIDRGTGELIPCQIFVATLPFSDYCFAMAVRSQRVDDFLYALECCLREIGGAPAVLVPDNLKSAVVKTDRFEPEINRALEDFANYYSITVIPARPRKPKDKALVENQVKLVYNRVYARLRNRQFFDIESLNIAIREKVKAHNQTRMQQKPYCREERFLAAEKHLLKSLPSEGFEVKYYAEPKVANNNHIYLGKDKHYYSVPFAFVGTKVQVIYTRSMVRIYARGKQIALHIRNMHRAGYSTQKEHLSSHHRHYLERSPEYYIARAKEKSPELYMLTQLIFGQPSHPEQLYRTCDGLLRLQKTALPDAFAAACELAIEYRNFSYRFVERILKNNMTNHQDLVKPDQSLPEHQNIRGSEYYSQSTLKF; from the coding sequence ATGGCCGGAAAAGCAAAAGCAATGAGTCAGATCAAACAACTTCTTCGCCTGCACGAGCAAGGCAATTCCATCAAGAGCATTGCCCGAAACCTGGGCATCAGCAAGAATACCGTTAAAGCCTACCTAGCCAAACTGTCTGTAGGGAAACTCGCAGTATCAGAGCTCCTGGATATGGATGATCCTATTCTTAAAGGCAATTTCCATGCTGGTAATCCTGCCTATAAGGACCCCAGGTTCGAACACATGAGCAAGAACCTCGAATATTATTCCAATGAACTTAAAGAAGTCGGCGTAAGCCGAACCCTCCTTTATGAAGAATATATTTCCGGCTACAAAGAAGGATACAGCTATTCCCAGTTCTGTTTCCACCTGCGACAGCAACTTATTGCACGCAGGCCCGGAATGAGACTGGAACATCTCGCCGGCGATAAGTTATTTATAGATTTTGCGGGTAAGCCCATGCATTATATAGATCGTGGTACGGGTGAACTTATCCCATGCCAGATCTTTGTAGCGACACTTCCTTTCTCTGATTACTGTTTTGCCATGGCTGTTCGGAGCCAACGCGTGGATGATTTTTTATATGCACTTGAATGTTGCCTCCGTGAGATCGGTGGTGCTCCAGCGGTGTTAGTTCCCGATAATCTGAAATCAGCAGTGGTAAAAACTGATCGTTTTGAACCTGAGATCAACCGGGCGCTAGAAGACTTTGCAAACTATTACAGCATTACCGTAATCCCCGCCAGGCCGAGAAAGCCAAAGGATAAGGCTTTGGTTGAAAACCAGGTCAAACTCGTCTATAACCGGGTTTATGCCCGTTTGCGTAACCGTCAGTTCTTTGATATTGAATCGCTGAACATCGCCATAAGGGAAAAGGTAAAAGCCCATAACCAGACCCGGATGCAGCAAAAGCCTTATTGCAGAGAGGAACGTTTTCTGGCAGCCGAAAAGCATCTGCTGAAATCGCTGCCTTCTGAGGGCTTTGAGGTAAAGTACTATGCTGAGCCCAAGGTGGCTAATAATAACCACATTTACCTTGGAAAGGATAAGCATTATTATAGCGTTCCGTTTGCATTTGTTGGAACAAAAGTCCAGGTAATATATACCAGGAGTATGGTCAGGATCTATGCACGTGGCAAACAAATCGCCTTGCACATTAGAAATATGCACAGGGCTGGGTATTCAACACAGAAGGAGCATTTGAGTTCACACCACAGGCATTACTTGGAAAGAAGCCCGGAGTATTATATAGCAAGAGCAAAGGAAAAGTCACCAGAGCTCTATATGCTTACCCAGCTCATTTTTGGCCAACCGAGCCATCCTGAGCAGCTTTACAGAACCTGTGATGGTCTACTCAGACTACAGAAGACTGCTTTGCCCGATGCATTTGCAGCAGCATGTGAACTGGCAATCGAGTACCGGAACTTTTCCTACAGGTTTGTGGAACGGATACTTAAGAACAATATGACAAACCATCAGGATCTGGTAAAACCAGACCAATCTCTGCCCGAGCATCAGAACATTAGGGGAAGCGAATATTATTCACAATCAACACTTAAATTCTAA